A window from Drosophila yakuba strain Tai18E2 chromosome 3L, Prin_Dyak_Tai18E2_2.1, whole genome shotgun sequence encodes these proteins:
- the LOC6539387 gene encoding RE1-silencing transcription factor — protein sequence MNNQLNPATYRKFNNLLSSGAVTVTGPSQPRILKSTRLLVPGGGGGGGASAGGTASVGGVAQQQAVNDAESGGLGVGGLATRCYICDDRCEPQTSLTEMCTTHTSTKFPNKLAQLVGEGFLVIVCGEDYVCSRCTNLVNYYDRLENDVERVKTNLISLLNKKYAINEDVGLESSPPLKMQKMVGGAANRSLEESPSADLLRPRKVLQGNPVGQSKIAPGTTQSGVQGTQTVQRKATKIYKCTSCDYKTSDMRLFNTHYETCKQQTFQCKTCRKIFPHFGAMKQHMVRDHNTAMDNTCAMCHINFVNENSLRKHMETNHATNVLVTSTTTIPASAAPVAAAAAAAAAAATENLNVVGTSLYTCNHCQFKSTDKGVFDEHMRKHAAGKPKPFKCRLCSQRFETREAATVHAKQHQTNFFKCGTCSMTFPKRELLVKHFEVHQNPTASTVSPKQPVSQNLNTQKLLQETIDEALSDSVPASASAAAVVATTEAENNIRFFSCSICSLTFIQETYYNHHMETHRRDKKGTTAGATALNSAATALLSDEPGDASGKTVDESGEQNAEADIESLFEKLHSDKNESGEAPKSGSKGGEMVITSQEGSGGITFNITIPQPDGDQSQKDSPNAAAPVSVSIDMPNLDQAEDESQSQGSIDAKGESGEASSADSKSNAAPVSMPSLDDDNEAAAAEAETSEETKTASKAGQEKAKVKAGESANSKEAAAAEEPQPSDEGEVGSKRETTDTPTTESEATAATAEGGETGEGEVTASTGAEGEAGESAGGEHVAMELDEAMQAQVEGGQIKFIVNENGHLLQLDNHILTDAEGNQIIVQDPEQIQQLLQSVGVLQSGEGLEGETLQMMTDGSGQMVLVHGDNNEQQLIDASLLNSEGQLIIQQGQDGEEGAHVISEDGTRIPVSVSYTEDGQPIVQVQQQVLEAAQQAVSASESADDKEAVAATAGEEVQVSEASSATASTTVVATSTASSTGGPSGGSFFALEEFTETKAD from the exons ATGAACAACCAACTGAATCCGGCCACCTACCGCAAGTTTAACAATCTGCTCAGTAGCGGAGCGGTCACTGTGACCGGTCCCAGCCAGCCGCGCATCCTCAAGTCGACGCGTCTGCTGGTACCCGGCGGTGGTGGAGGGGGAGGCGCCTCTGCCGGAGGAACCGCATCTGTCGGCGGAGTagcgcagcagcaggcggTCAACGATGCAGAGTCCGGTGGTCTGGGTGTCGGCGGACTAGCCACGCGATGCTACATCTGCGATGACCGCTGCGAGCCGCAGACTTCGCTAACTGAGATGTGCACCACGCACACCTCCACCAAATTCCCCAACAAATTGGCCCAGCTCGTGGGCGAGGGTTTCCTCGTCATTGTATGCGGAGAGGATTACGTGTGCTCACGCTGCACCAACCTCGTGAACTACTACGACCGCCTGGAAAACGACGTGGAGCGCGTCAAGACGAACCTCATCAGTTTGCTTAACAAGAAGTATGCAATTAACGAGGATGTGGGCTTGGAAAGCAGTCCGCCGCTCAAGATGCAGAAAATGGTCGGCGGAGCCGCCAATCGCTCGCTGGAGGAGAGTCCTAGTGCGGATTTGCTGCGTCCACGTAAGGTCCTGCAGGGAAACCCAG TTGGCCAGTCTAAGATCGCCCCAGGAACCACCCAGAGCGGCGTCCAGGGAACTCAAACAGTCCAACGCAAGGCCACCAAGATCTATAAGTGCACCTCATGCGACTATAAGACCTCCGATATGCGACTGTTTAACACGCATTATGAAACCTGCAAGCAGCAGACCTTCCAGTGCAAGACCTGCCGCAAAATCTTCCCGCACTTCGGAGCCATGAAGCAGCACATGGTGCGCGACCACAACACCGCCATGGATAACACTTGTGCCATGTGCCACATTAACTTCGTGAACGAGAACAGCCTGCGCAAGCACATGGAGACGAATCACGCTACCAATGTACTGGtgaccagcaccaccaccatacCGGCATCTGCTGCTCccgtggctgctgctgcagccgccgctgctgctgctgccaccgaGAATCTGAACGTGGTTGGAACATCGCTGTACACATGCAACCATTGCCAGTTCAAGTCTACGGACAAGGGTGTTTTTGATGAGCATATGCGCAAGCATGCCGCTGGGAAACCAAAGCCTTTTAAATGCCGGCTGTGCTCTCAGCGCTTTGAGACCCGCGAAGCGGCTACTGTGCATGCCAAACAGCATCAGACCAACTTCTTCAAGTGTGGTACTTGTTCGATGACCTTCCCGAAGCGAGAGCTGCTCGTTAAGCACTTCGAAGTGCATCAAAATCCTACCGCCTCGACGGTATCGCCCAAGCAGCCAGTTAGCCAGAACCTGAACACCCAGAAGCTACTCCAAGAGACCATTGATGAGGCACTCAGCGATAGCGTGCCTGCTTCGgcatctgcagctgctgtgGTGGCCACCACCGAGGCGGAGAACAACATCCGCTTCTTCTCGTGCAGCATTTGCTCACTGACCTTCATCCAGGAGACATACTACAACCACCACATGGAGACCCACAGACGTGACAAGAAGGGAACTACGGCCGGAGCCACTGCCCTTAATTCGGCAGCTACGGCTTTACTAAGCGATGAACCCGGGGACGCATCTGGTAAAACCGTAGACGAGAGCGGTGAGCAAAATGCAGAGGCCGACATTGAGAGCCTTTTTGAAAAGCTCCACTCTGACAAGAACGAGAGCGGAGAGGCGCCCAAGTCGGGAAGCAAGGGCGGCGAGATGGTTATTACATCGCAGGAGGGCAGTGGAGGCATAACCTTCAACATTACTATCCCGCAACCGGACGGAGACCAATCGCAAAAGGATTCGCCCAATGCCGCCGCACCTGTCTCTGTTAGCATTGACATGCCAAATCTGGATCAAGCCGAAGACGAATCCCAGTCTCAGGGCAGCATTGATGCCAAGGGCGAAAGCGGTGAGGCCTCCTCTGCTGATAGCAAATCCAACGCCGCTCCCGTTTCCATGCCCAGTTTAGATGATGACAACGAGGCTGCAGCTGCTGAAGCTGAGACTTCAGAGGAAACCAAGACGGCTAGCAAAGCAGGCCAAGAGAAAGCCAAGGTCAAGGCTGGAGAAAGTGCCAACTCGAAGGAAGCTGCCGCTGCTGAGGAACCACAACCATCGGACGAAGGAGAAGTCGGGTCTAAGCGTGAGACTACAGATACGCCCACAACCGAGTCGGAAGCCACAGCAGCGACCGCTGAAGGCGGTGAAACAGGAGAAGGCGAGGTTACTGCCAGTACTGGAGCCGAGGGCGAGGCTGGTGAGTCTGCAGGTGGCGAGCACGTGGCCATGGAACTTGACGAAGCGATGCAGGCGCAGGTGGAAGGTGGCCAGATCAAGTTCATTGTTAACGAGAACGGCCATCTTCTTCAGTTGGACAACCACATCCTGACCGACGCCGAAGGCAACCAAATAATTGTGCAAGATCCCGAGCAAATACAGCAGCTGCTACAAAGCGTTGGAGTACTGCAGTCGGGCGAGGGACTTGAGGGCGAAACCCTCCAGATGATGACCGATGGCAGTGGCCAAATGGTACTTGTACATGGCGACAACAATGAGCAGCAGCTTATCGATGCCTCCCTATTGAACTCCGAAGGGCAGTTAATTATCCAGCAGGGACAGGATGGTGAGGAAGGCGCTCATGTCATTAGCGAGGATGGTACCCGCATCCCAGTGTCCGTGTCGTACACGGAAGATGGCCAGCCCATCGTCCAGGTTCAGCAGCAGGTACTGGAGGCCGCACAGCAAGCAGTCAGCGCATCCGAAAGTGCAGATGACAAGGAGGCGGTTGCCGCCACGGCCGGCGAAGAAGTGCAAGTGTCGGAGGCATCTAGTGCCACGGCATCCACCACCGTTGTTGCCACGAGCACGGCCAGCAGCACTGGTGGCCCCTCTGGCGGCAGCTTTTTTGCCCTGGAGGAGTTTACGGAGACAAAGGCCGACTAG
- the LOC6539389 gene encoding uncharacterized protein LOC6539389, with the protein MYPAPAAKIKHFGSLRTAAVWAGILGVAQSIIWMGLTITAICAFNCVLYITNDLSYGSMVKTVFFDVYFKGGCRMNPSDYQNYDQTILNTVNTVFDPTQILIWNSVYLGVSVCWLIVSVVLLLWVRKDNPKQTVTAISIWAFFVAAICCMDVASGVIFGVDYGRFHEEALRYNANSINAGVIYPLAATLIAGGVAAIAMMIISFKGFVLWFINFGLLVYLVVRAIRISTDKDNVDTLFNPRKDSNDILTTRTPIRAYEEVEVQAYNNAAYVPETRSIAETIEVNEGAIVRAAHLSMDSNLMDRRFRDLNAFQQYPPPNPQQSRPLKPSSQNPTETIVVATSGFPVPDYSPQPSPNGILRPHQY; encoded by the exons ATGTATCCAGCACCAGCGGCGAAAATCAAGCACTTTGGCTCCCTCAGAACGGCAGCAGTTTGGGCCGGAATTCTCGGAGTG GCTCAGTCTATCATCTGGATGGGTTTGACCATAACAGCGATATGTGCCTTCAATTGTGTGCTGTATATTACAAATGACCTCAGCTATGGCTCCATGGTCAAGACTGTATTCTTTGACGTGTACTTCAAGGGCGGTTGCAGGATGAACCCCAGTGATTACCAGAACTACGACCAAACTATTCTGAATACAGTGAATACTGTTTTTGATCCTACCCAGATTTTGATCTGGAATTCGGTCTACCTGGGCGTTTCGGTTTGCTGGCTCATCGTCTCCGTTGTGCTGCTACTGT GGGTGCGCAAGGACAACCCAAAGCAGACCGTGACTGCCATCTCCATCTGGGCCTTCTTCGTGGCCGCCATATGCTGCATGGATGTGGCTTCCGGAGTGATCTTCGGCGTGGATTACGGACGTTTCCACGAGGAGGCTCTGAGATACAATGCCAATAGTATCAATGCTGGTGTCATCTATCCCTTGGCTGCTACTTTAATCGCCGGAGGAGTGGCTGCCATTGCCATGATGATCATCTCCTTCAAGGGATTTGTTCTGTGGTTCATTAACTTTGGACTGCTCGTATACCTCGTCGTGAGGGCCATTCGCATTTCCACCGATAAGGACAATGTG GATACTTTGTTCAATCCTCGAAAGGATTCCAATGATATTCTGACCACCAGGACTCCGATCCGCGCATACGAGGA GGTGGAGGTCCAGGCGTATAACAACGCCGCTTACGTTCCGGAAACCCGTTCCATCGCCGAGACCATTGAGGTGAACGAGGGAGCCATTGTGCGGGCAGCGCACTTGTCGATGGATTCGAACCTGATGGATCGTCGATTCCGGGACCTCAATGCGTTCCAGCAGTATCCTCCTCCGAATCCGCAGCAAAGTCGCCCGCTGAAGCCATCGTCGCAGAATCCCACGGAGACCATTGTGGTGGCCACCTCGGGATTCCCCGTACCGGACTATTCCCCGCAGCCCAGCCCCAATGGCATTCTTCGTCCCCACCAATACTAG